One Negativicutes bacterium DNA window includes the following coding sequences:
- a CDS encoding aminopeptidase P family protein — protein MAYTTEQHRVANHEGQWQDKILPVRQQAEVINRWLKLRLDTVLPAIMRREHFDLWIVACREYNEDPTFLSLIPEPGMSARRMTILIFQLMPDQTVERFVLAKTAIGGDLYQPVWNQTLGDQWANLRALVEERQPRRIGINVGHTFAFGDGLSHALYEEMMTALGEKYAARCFGAERLAVGWLETRTEAEIIAYEGIMQIAHGVIAEAFSSRIVHPGITTAADLLWWIRQRFVDLGLKPWFQPDVNIQRRGSPSLPADSIILPGDLLHCDVGFAYLRLHTDTQQNAYVLHRQETDAPQGLKDALQAGNRLQDIVRAEMQVGRTGNQVLRLSREKAMAEGLLPCVYNHPIGYHGHAAGPTIGLYDQQDGVPGRGDYELFDSTCYALELNVRFPVAEWDNQEVTMALEQTILLKDGKTWFLDGRQETLHLIR, from the coding sequence ATGGCTTATACAACGGAACAGCATCGGGTGGCCAATCACGAAGGTCAATGGCAGGATAAAATACTGCCGGTGAGACAACAGGCTGAAGTGATCAATCGCTGGCTGAAACTGCGCCTGGACACGGTTTTACCCGCAATCATGCGGCGGGAGCATTTTGATCTGTGGATCGTCGCCTGTCGTGAGTATAACGAAGACCCAACTTTTTTATCCTTAATTCCCGAACCCGGCATGAGTGCCAGACGAATGACGATTCTGATTTTTCAGCTCATGCCGGATCAGACCGTAGAGCGGTTTGTCCTGGCAAAAACGGCAATCGGCGGAGATCTCTATCAACCGGTCTGGAATCAAACCCTGGGCGACCAATGGGCCAACCTGCGGGCGCTGGTGGAAGAGCGGCAGCCACGGCGAATCGGTATCAATGTGGGTCACACCTTTGCTTTCGGCGACGGTCTTTCTCATGCGCTCTATGAAGAGATGATGACCGCTTTGGGTGAAAAGTACGCGGCAAGGTGCTTTGGCGCGGAACGTTTGGCGGTAGGTTGGCTGGAAACCCGTACCGAAGCGGAAATTATCGCTTATGAAGGGATCATGCAAATCGCGCACGGTGTCATTGCGGAGGCATTCTCCAGCCGGATTGTGCATCCCGGTATCACGACAGCAGCCGATCTGCTCTGGTGGATACGGCAGCGCTTCGTTGATCTGGGTTTGAAACCCTGGTTTCAGCCGGATGTGAATATTCAGCGCAGAGGCAGTCCTTCGCTGCCGGCAGACAGTATTATCTTACCCGGGGATTTACTGCACTGTGATGTTGGTTTTGCCTATCTGCGTTTACATACCGATACGCAGCAGAACGCCTATGTGCTGCATCGGCAGGAAACGGATGCGCCGCAAGGCTTAAAGGATGCCCTGCAAGCCGGTAACCGCTTGCAGGATATTGTCCGGGCTGAGATGCAGGTTGGCCGTACGGGGAATCAGGTTTTGCGGTTGAGCCGGGAGAAGGCGATGGCGGAAGGATTATTGCCTTGTGTCTACAATCACCCCATCGGTTATCACGGACATGCCGCCGGGCCGACCATCGGTCTTTATGATCAGCAGGATGGAGTTCCCGGCCGGGGGGACTATGAATTATTCGATTCTACCTGTTATGCCCTGGAATTGAATGTCCGCTTCCCTGTGGCGGAATGGGACAATCAGGAAGTAACCATGGCATTGGAGCAGACGATTTTGCTGAAAGACGGCAAGACATGGTTCCTGGATGGTCGACAGGAAACTCTGCATTTGATTCGATAG